A single Prevotella sp. E15-22 DNA region contains:
- a CDS encoding uracil-xanthine permease family protein yields the protein MNPITEKEGITDARKLGLPKYVILGVQHLFAMFGATVLVPVLTGLSVSSTLLFAGIGTLVFHFVSKLQVPAFLGSSFAFLGGYMSVKALGVEQGMSETLALDYACIGVFFAGLCYFVMAGLIKSFGIEKMLRFFPPLVTGPMIIAIGLVLSGSAIQNCTTNWPLAIVALATVILSSVCGKGIIKIIPILLGVVVSYLTAVAMGEVDFSSLSEADWIGLPFSREQTALAVFDNLDTTFLISTIIAIMPIAIATIMEHIGDMCAISSTVGKDFLKEPGLHRTLMGDGLATALASLFGAPANTTYGENTGVLNLTKVFDPAVIRLAACFAILLSFCPKFACLIGLMPAATIGGVSLILYGMISAVGVRNLVEDSVDFNSSRNVFVAALILVIAIGVKYGADDNVNIGPIHFSGLALSAIVGVTLNAVLPGKLGMKVKSVHGKEKKEHQ from the coding sequence ATGAACCCTATTACAGAGAAAGAAGGCATCACCGATGCCAGAAAACTGGGGCTGCCCAAGTATGTCATCCTGGGTGTCCAGCATTTGTTTGCCATGTTTGGTGCCACCGTGCTGGTGCCCGTGTTAACAGGTCTTTCCGTGTCGTCAACGCTGCTGTTTGCAGGTATCGGCACCTTAGTCTTTCACTTTGTCAGCAAGTTGCAGGTGCCCGCCTTCCTGGGTTCCTCATTTGCCTTCCTGGGCGGCTATATGTCGGTCAAGGCATTGGGCGTGGAGCAGGGCATGAGCGAGACGCTGGCCCTGGACTATGCCTGCATCGGCGTGTTCTTTGCAGGACTCTGCTATTTCGTGATGGCAGGCCTCATCAAGTCGTTTGGCATTGAAAAGATGCTACGCTTCTTCCCTCCACTCGTCACTGGTCCTATGATTATTGCCATTGGTCTGGTACTCTCAGGCAGTGCCATTCAGAACTGCACCACCAACTGGCCCCTGGCCATCGTGGCACTGGCCACAGTGATCCTGTCAAGTGTGTGTGGTAAGGGCATCATCAAGATTATCCCCATCCTGCTGGGTGTGGTGGTGAGCTATCTGACGGCCGTGGCCATGGGCGAGGTTGACTTCTCGTCGCTGAGCGAGGCCGACTGGATTGGACTGCCGTTCAGCAGAGAGCAGACGGCGCTGGCCGTGTTCGACAATCTGGACACCACATTCCTCATCTCTACCATCATCGCCATCATGCCCATCGCCATTGCCACCATCATGGAGCACATCGGCGATATGTGTGCCATCTCATCTACCGTGGGCAAGGACTTCCTCAAGGAGCCTGGCTTGCATCGCACCCTGATGGGCGACGGACTGGCCACTGCGCTGGCATCACTCTTTGGCGCCCCTGCCAACACCACCTATGGCGAGAACACTGGTGTGCTGAACCTCACCAAGGTGTTCGACCCTGCCGTCATCCGACTGGCAGCCTGCTTCGCCATCCTGCTGTCGTTCTGTCCTAAGTTTGCCTGCCTCATCGGCCTGATGCCTGCTGCCACCATTGGTGGGGTGAGTCTGATTCTCTATGGCATGATCTCGGCTGTGGGTGTGCGCAATCTGGTGGAGGACAGTGTCGACTTCAACTCATCGCGCAACGTGTTTGTGGCAGCCCTGATTCTGGTCATCGCCATTGGCGTGAAGTATGGTGCCGACGACAACGTGAACATCGGCCCCATCCATTTCTCAGGCCTGGCCCTTTCAGCCATCGTTGGTGTCACACTCAATGCCGTCCTGCCTGGTAAGTTGGGCATGAAGGTTAAGAGTGTTCATGGCAAGGAGAAAAAGGAACATCAGTAG